One region of Oxalobacteraceae bacterium OTU3CAMAD1 genomic DNA includes:
- a CDS encoding pirin family protein: MNQPTQRNLIHRTAGHSRGGITRLVSPGDVGQLIKPFVFLDLFHMEATSGHMMGMHPHSGIATVTVVMDGAIQYRETTGSEGQLAAGGVEWMNAGGGVWHDGGPVAGGSVTGFQLWLALPAEDENGPAHSQYLAPEQVQSVGPARVIIGSYGGAVSAIRPRASINYLHVKLSDGERWTYTPPAGHDVAWVSAASGALRTGRTTIGKEVAVFAEGNEAIDFVAEGATEFVLGSAVKHPYDLVTGHYSVHTSEAALVKGESEIQRIGAQLRSAKLM, from the coding sequence CGGGCCACAGCCGTGGCGGCATCACGCGCCTGGTGAGCCCTGGCGACGTCGGCCAGCTGATCAAGCCTTTCGTCTTCCTCGACCTGTTCCATATGGAGGCTACGAGCGGCCACATGATGGGGATGCACCCGCACTCGGGCATCGCCACCGTCACCGTCGTCATGGACGGCGCCATCCAGTACCGCGAAACCACCGGCAGCGAAGGCCAGCTGGCGGCCGGCGGTGTCGAATGGATGAACGCCGGCGGCGGCGTGTGGCACGACGGCGGCCCGGTGGCCGGCGGCAGCGTGACCGGTTTCCAGCTGTGGCTCGCACTGCCGGCCGAAGATGAAAACGGTCCGGCACACAGCCAGTACCTGGCGCCTGAACAAGTGCAAAGCGTGGGTCCGGCGCGCGTGATCATCGGCAGTTACGGCGGCGCCGTCAGCGCCATCCGGCCACGCGCCTCGATCAATTATCTGCATGTGAAATTGAGCGACGGCGAGCGCTGGACCTACACGCCGCCCGCAGGCCATGACGTGGCCTGGGTGTCGGCCGCCAGCGGCGCGCTGCGCACCGGCCGCACCACGATCGGCAAGGAGGTCGCGGTGTTCGCCGAGGGGAACGAGGCGATTGATTTCGTCGCCGAAGGCGCCACCGAATTCGTCCTCGGTTCGGCCGTGAAGCACCCGTACGACCTGGTGACCGGCCACTACTCGGTGCACACCAGCGAGGCCGCGCTGGTCAAGGGCGAAAGCGAAATCCAACGTATCGGCGCGCAGCTGCGCTCCGCGAAACTGATGTAA
- a CDS encoding ArgE/DapE family deacylase, whose protein sequence is MSGTKEQLAKWIDDHFDEEVGVLQQLLRVPTDTPPGNNAPHADMVADLVKAYGWSAEKHAVPQQVVRDYGMETITNLIVRRPYQAGGPTVALNAHGDVVPPGDNWNYPPYGGVVENGFIYGRAAAVSKCDFATYIFATRALEALGVPLKGGLELHFTYDEEFGGLLGPGWLLEQKLTKPDYVIAAGFSYNIVTAHNACLQLEITVNGKSGHGAMPETGHDALQAATKILNAIYDQLPELKKIKSKIAGIDSPTMLVGRIDGGTNTNVVPGKVVLKMDRRMIPEEEPEQVEAQVRAMIENAVRGIPGISLEIKRLLLSHALREQPGTEKLVASLQQNAQTYIGELIPAQGTPLYADARLYGEHGIPAVLYGAGPRTVPESNAKKADERLNLEDLRKATKVVAATLLDFLG, encoded by the coding sequence ATGAGCGGCACCAAGGAACAACTGGCCAAATGGATCGATGACCATTTCGACGAGGAGGTCGGCGTTTTGCAGCAGTTGTTGCGCGTGCCGACCGACACCCCGCCCGGCAACAACGCGCCGCACGCGGACATGGTGGCCGATCTGGTCAAGGCCTACGGCTGGAGCGCCGAGAAGCACGCGGTGCCGCAGCAGGTGGTGCGCGACTACGGCATGGAGACGATCACCAACCTGATCGTGCGCCGTCCTTACCAAGCGGGCGGTCCGACCGTGGCGCTCAACGCCCACGGCGACGTGGTCCCGCCGGGCGACAACTGGAACTATCCACCCTACGGCGGCGTGGTGGAAAACGGCTTTATTTACGGGCGCGCCGCCGCCGTCTCCAAGTGCGACTTCGCCACCTACATCTTCGCCACTCGCGCGCTGGAAGCGCTGGGCGTTCCGCTCAAGGGCGGCCTGGAACTGCATTTCACTTATGACGAGGAATTCGGCGGCCTGCTCGGCCCCGGATGGCTGCTGGAGCAAAAGCTGACCAAGCCCGATTACGTCATCGCGGCGGGCTTCAGCTACAACATCGTCACCGCGCACAACGCCTGCCTGCAACTGGAGATCACCGTCAACGGCAAATCGGGCCACGGCGCAATGCCGGAAACCGGGCACGATGCGCTGCAGGCGGCGACGAAAATCCTCAACGCCATTTACGACCAGCTGCCGGAGCTGAAGAAGATCAAGTCCAAGATCGCCGGCATCGACTCGCCCACCATGCTGGTGGGCCGCATTGACGGCGGCACCAACACCAACGTCGTTCCGGGCAAGGTGGTGCTGAAGATGGACCGCCGCATGATTCCGGAAGAGGAGCCGGAGCAGGTCGAGGCGCAGGTGCGCGCGATGATCGAAAACGCCGTGCGCGGCATTCCCGGCATCAGCCTGGAGATCAAGCGCCTGCTGCTGTCGCACGCGCTGCGCGAGCAGCCGGGAACGGAAAAGCTGGTCGCCAGCCTGCAGCAAAACGCCCAGACCTACATCGGCGAGCTGATTCCGGCGCAGGGCACGCCCTTGTACGCGGACGCGCGCCTGTACGGCGAGCACGGTATCCCGGCGGTGCTGTACGGCGCCGGTCCGCGCACCGTGCCGGAGTCGAACGCCAAGAAGGCCGACGAACGCCTCAACCTCGAGGACCTGCGCAAGGCCACCAAGGTGGTCGCGGCAACCCTGTTAGACTTCCTGGGTTGA
- a CDS encoding phosphoglycerate mutase family protein, whose product MGQIYLVRSGQASFGSANYDQLSETGYEQARLLGRWFAQGGQPFHRMITGGMARHHQTADACLAQLTGQQVEGAECLTDAGFAELDHHEVMLRHCPEFADPATFQELLSRSADPQRAAEQLFRGAMQRWMTGWHDDQYAEAWPDFRRRVVSALERLDQPDSKRTTIVFTSSGVIATVMQHVLGFQDFQVMEMTWKVANCAVTRLLHRPGEFGLSYLNNYSHLEEPGRPSAVTYR is encoded by the coding sequence ATGGGACAAATTTACCTGGTGCGCAGCGGACAAGCGTCCTTCGGCAGCGCCAATTACGATCAACTGTCGGAGACGGGCTACGAGCAGGCGCGCCTGCTGGGAAGGTGGTTCGCCCAAGGCGGGCAGCCGTTTCACCGGATGATCACCGGCGGCATGGCGCGGCACCACCAGACCGCCGACGCCTGCCTGGCGCAGCTCACCGGACAGCAGGTGGAAGGTGCCGAGTGTCTCACCGACGCGGGCTTCGCCGAACTGGATCATCATGAAGTGATGCTGCGGCATTGCCCCGAGTTTGCCGATCCCGCCACCTTCCAGGAGTTGCTGTCCCGTTCAGCCGATCCGCAGCGGGCGGCGGAACAGCTGTTCCGAGGCGCTATGCAGCGCTGGATGACGGGCTGGCACGATGACCAATACGCCGAAGCCTGGCCGGATTTCCGCCGGCGCGTGGTGTCGGCGCTGGAGCGGCTCGATCAGCCGGACAGTAAGCGCACCACCATCGTTTTCACCTCCAGCGGCGTGATCGCGACGGTGATGCAGCATGTGCTGGGGTTCCAGGATTTTCAGGTGATGGAGATGACGTGGAAGGTGGCCAATTGCGCCGTCACCCGGCTGCTGCACCGTCCGGGCGAATTCGGTCTTAGTTATCTGAACAATTATTCGCACCTTGAAGAACCGGGGCGGCCCAGCGCCGTAACCTACCGCTAA
- a CDS encoding PqiC family protein translates to MINRRTRLTRSALAISAAALALALSLAGCASTPPEHFYSLSNGMGVAQKADTPAPGYYIEVPAVTVPQQVARNQMVVTTGAGSIDLLEYDRWASPPAAEIGQALSLAISGELGTIDVFRTPSPDGTPVYRISTNVQRFESAPGKYALIDAVWSVRLVGGTKVLTCRSVANEEVGAGNDALVAGHRRAVVRIGADISKAVRALAAGGNAGC, encoded by the coding sequence ATGATCAATCGACGCACCCGCCTTACTCGTTCGGCCCTGGCGATATCGGCGGCGGCGCTTGCGCTCGCGCTTTCCTTGGCCGGCTGCGCCAGCACGCCGCCCGAGCATTTCTACAGCCTCAGTAATGGCATGGGTGTGGCGCAGAAGGCCGATACGCCAGCCCCCGGCTACTACATCGAAGTGCCGGCGGTGACGGTGCCGCAGCAGGTCGCGCGCAACCAGATGGTGGTCACGACGGGCGCGGGCAGTATCGATCTGCTGGAGTACGACCGCTGGGCGTCGCCGCCGGCCGCGGAGATCGGCCAGGCGCTGTCGCTGGCGATTTCCGGCGAGCTGGGAACCATTGACGTGTTCCGCACACCGTCACCGGACGGTACACCGGTCTACCGCATCAGCACCAACGTGCAGCGCTTCGAGTCTGCGCCCGGCAAGTACGCGCTGATCGACGCGGTATGGAGCGTGCGGCTGGTGGGCGGCACCAAGGTGCTCACCTGCCGCAGCGTCGCCAACGAGGAGGTAGGCGCCGGCAACGACGCGCTGGTGGCGGGCCACCGCCGTGCCGTCGTGCGCATCGGCGCCGATATCTCCAAGGCCGTGCGCGCGCTCGCCGCCGGCGGCAACGCGGGGTGTTGA
- a CDS encoding MlaD family protein, whose amino-acid sequence MPENEGGQPPLHEPHVEKASRWLPSLVWLIPLLAALIGAGLVVKSFIDRGPTVTVSFRSGDGLEPGKTKVKFKDVDIGLVKSISLARDLSKVLVTIDMSKEASRFTAIDTRYWVVRPRIGASGVSGLNTLLSGSYIGVDAGKSEETKSEFTGLEQAPQVAFDEKGSYFTLHGETLGSIDVGSPIFYRRIPVGQVAAYDLETKGRGINMKVFVKSPYDQYVGKGTRWWHASGVDVRLDSNGFKVNTQSLAALLVGGIAFESMNGQKPVTAAPTGSEFLLAADQASALREPDGAPITTVLYFDQSLRGLSQGATVDFRGIVLGEVRSVGVEFDPVKKSFRMPVTVDMYPARLGRAFQKTVDEDQRNSAGSQVLERMVARGLRGQLRTGNLLTGQLYVALDFFPNAAAVKLDLSKETVELPTVPNSLDELQTQLASIARKLDKVPFDEIGVNLRDTLKSANILLKQLDAQVVPEMKDTLGAARKTFATADQILQKDSPVQSDLREALQQLTQTMQSLNALSDYLERHPESLLRGKGSKQDKLGEKK is encoded by the coding sequence ATGCCTGAAAACGAAGGCGGCCAGCCGCCCCTGCACGAGCCACATGTGGAGAAGGCCAGCCGCTGGCTGCCTTCGCTGGTGTGGCTGATTCCCCTGCTGGCGGCGTTGATCGGCGCCGGCCTGGTGGTCAAATCGTTCATCGACCGCGGCCCCACCGTGACGGTGAGCTTCCGTAGCGGCGACGGCCTGGAACCCGGCAAGACCAAGGTCAAGTTCAAGGACGTGGACATCGGCTTGGTTAAATCGATCTCGCTGGCGCGCGATCTGTCCAAGGTGCTGGTCACCATCGACATGAGCAAGGAGGCGTCGCGCTTCACCGCCATCGATACCCGCTACTGGGTGGTACGCCCGCGCATCGGTGCCAGCGGCGTGTCCGGACTCAATACCCTGCTGTCAGGCTCCTACATCGGCGTCGACGCCGGCAAGTCGGAGGAGACCAAGAGCGAATTCACCGGCCTTGAACAGGCGCCGCAAGTGGCGTTCGACGAGAAGGGCAGCTATTTCACGCTGCACGGCGAAACCCTCGGTTCGATCGACGTCGGCTCGCCGATCTTCTATCGCCGCATCCCTGTCGGGCAGGTGGCCGCCTACGATCTGGAGACGAAGGGGCGCGGCATCAACATGAAGGTGTTCGTCAAGTCGCCCTACGACCAGTACGTCGGCAAGGGCACGCGCTGGTGGCATGCCAGCGGCGTCGACGTACGGCTCGATTCCAACGGTTTCAAGGTCAACACGCAGTCGCTGGCGGCCTTGCTGGTCGGCGGCATCGCCTTCGAAAGCATGAACGGGCAAAAGCCCGTTACCGCCGCGCCGACCGGCAGCGAATTCCTGCTGGCGGCTGACCAGGCCAGCGCCCTGCGCGAACCCGATGGCGCGCCGATTACCACGGTGCTGTATTTCGACCAGTCGCTGCGCGGGCTGTCGCAGGGCGCCACCGTCGATTTCCGCGGCATCGTGCTGGGCGAGGTGCGCTCGGTGGGCGTGGAGTTCGATCCGGTCAAGAAGTCGTTCCGCATGCCGGTCACGGTGGATATGTATCCGGCCCGCCTGGGCCGCGCCTTCCAGAAGACCGTCGACGAGGATCAGCGCAACAGCGCCGGCTCGCAGGTGCTGGAGCGGATGGTGGCGCGCGGCCTGCGCGGCCAGCTACGTACCGGCAATCTGCTGACCGGCCAGTTGTATGTGGCGCTGGACTTCTTCCCCAACGCGGCGGCGGTCAAACTGGACCTGAGCAAGGAGACGGTGGAGCTGCCGACGGTCCCGAACAGCCTGGACGAACTGCAAACGCAGCTCGCCAGCATCGCGCGCAAGCTGGATAAGGTGCCGTTCGACGAGATCGGCGTGAATCTGCGCGATACGCTGAAGAGCGCCAATATCCTGCTCAAGCAACTCGATGCGCAAGTGGTGCCGGAGATGAAGGACACGCTGGGCGCGGCGCGCAAGACCTTCGCCACCGCCGACCAGATATTGCAGAAGGATTCGCCGGTGCAGTCCGATTTGCGCGAGGCCTTGCAGCAGCTGACGCAGACGATGCAATCGCTGAACGCCTTGTCCGATTATCTGGAACGCCATCCGGAATCGCTATTGCGCGGCAAAGGCAGCAAGCAGGATAAATTGGGAGAGAAGAAATGA
- a CDS encoding DoxX family protein: MNTINPNTSVIPVIGRVLLAAIFILSGIGKLAAPAATMGYIASTGLPFAPLALAIAIGVELGGGLLLVLGVKTRLVAAGLAVFSIVTGLAFHNAVGDQNQMIHLLKNFAMAGGLLQVVAFGAGAYSFDNRAKALVPATR; this comes from the coding sequence ATGAACACCATCAATCCAAATACTTCCGTCATCCCTGTCATCGGCCGCGTACTGCTGGCGGCGATCTTCATCCTTAGCGGCATCGGCAAGCTGGCCGCGCCTGCCGCGACGATGGGTTACATCGCCTCGACCGGTTTGCCTTTCGCGCCACTGGCATTGGCGATCGCCATCGGCGTTGAACTGGGCGGCGGCTTATTGTTGGTCCTGGGTGTCAAGACGCGCCTTGTGGCGGCCGGGCTGGCGGTGTTTTCGATCGTCACCGGCCTGGCCTTCCACAACGCGGTGGGCGACCAGAATCAAATGATCCATCTGTTGAAGAACTTCGCGATGGCCGGTGGTTTGCTGCAAGTGGTGGCCTTCGGCGCCGGTGCGTACAGCTTCGATAACCGGGCGAAGGCGCTGGTCCCGGCGACTCGCTAA
- a CDS encoding isocitrate lyase/phosphoenolpyruvate mutase family protein, with protein sequence MDDFKKLHDGSKLLHLPNAWDAGSARLFESLGAPAIATTSAGVAWAAGYADGDNMPADVAIAVAVNIARVLTVPLSVDLENGYSDDADVVAQNVMKLADAGVAGINLEDGHGTPEALAAKIVAIKKLLAASGKDIFINTRTDVYLKGLAPEGERVAEVLKRAALYKAAGADGLFVPGICKVDEIKAVVAAAGLPVNAMDWPGVPSADELHKLGVRRLSAGSGIPQALWAVAADMAKGFLATGSAGPLVDKAMPYGELQALFIKA encoded by the coding sequence ATGGACGATTTCAAGAAGCTGCACGACGGTAGCAAGCTGCTGCACCTGCCTAACGCCTGGGATGCGGGCAGCGCGCGTTTGTTCGAGAGCCTTGGCGCGCCGGCCATCGCAACCACCAGCGCCGGTGTGGCCTGGGCCGCCGGTTACGCCGACGGCGACAACATGCCCGCCGATGTGGCCATCGCCGTCGCCGTCAACATCGCGCGCGTACTCACGGTGCCGTTGTCGGTCGATCTGGAAAACGGCTACTCCGACGATGCCGACGTGGTGGCGCAAAATGTAATGAAGCTGGCCGACGCCGGTGTGGCGGGCATCAATCTGGAAGATGGCCACGGAACGCCCGAGGCGCTTGCCGCGAAGATTGTCGCGATCAAGAAGCTGCTTGCCGCATCGGGCAAGGATATCTTCATCAACACCCGTACCGACGTGTATCTGAAAGGTTTGGCGCCGGAAGGAGAGCGGGTGGCGGAGGTGTTGAAGCGCGCCGCGCTCTACAAGGCGGCTGGAGCGGATGGTCTGTTCGTGCCGGGTATTTGTAAGGTCGACGAGATCAAGGCCGTCGTTGCCGCTGCAGGCTTGCCGGTGAATGCGATGGATTGGCCGGGCGTGCCGTCCGCCGATGAATTGCATAAGCTGGGCGTGCGCCGCTTGAGCGCCGGTTCCGGCATACCGCAGGCTTTGTGGGCCGTTGCCGCCGATATGGCGAAGGGTTTTCTGGCCACCGGCAGCGCCGGTCCGTTGGTGGACAAGGCGATGCCGTATGGCGAGTTGCAGGCGTTGTTTATCAAAGCTTAG
- a CDS encoding paraquat-inducible protein A, with translation MLRYELISCHDCGVLHQFRPVRPREKARCVRCGSVLYRGIHSDPNRMAAITLGAIVTFLIAQFFPIVELQIGGYSTSATLLGSIRVLWHEQMQLVAAVVFLFTMLLPAVELGALFYVTMALRAGRRPPGFDHLLRAIGAARRWGMTEVLMIGILITIVKMTSLAQVLLQPGLFAFGVLTLMLAIVVSFDPKHLWNIGEHLPGPGGPRPSQRQFQYKAVPGGAHLEACHSCGLVASVPRSARHQRCERCGAALHRRRPDSVGRTWAFLLAATILYIPAMLLPVMYTDSLFGKEDDTIISGVMLFWNSGSQALAIIIFVASIVVPVLKLAALSLLALTAQTRSRWRPQQRTVLYRIVEFVGRWSMLDIFVITLTVALVRFQTLAVITAGPGALAFCAVVVLTMLASMQFDPRLIWDATDSNGEQHA, from the coding sequence GTGCTTCGATACGAGTTGATCAGTTGCCATGACTGCGGGGTGCTGCACCAGTTCCGCCCCGTACGGCCGCGCGAAAAGGCGCGCTGCGTGCGCTGTGGCTCCGTTCTCTATCGCGGCATCCATTCGGATCCGAACCGCATGGCCGCCATCACCCTCGGCGCCATCGTCACCTTCCTGATCGCGCAGTTTTTTCCCATCGTCGAACTGCAAATCGGCGGCTATAGCACCAGCGCGACCTTGTTGGGCTCCATCCGCGTGCTTTGGCACGAGCAGATGCAGCTGGTCGCGGCGGTGGTGTTCCTGTTTACGATGCTGCTGCCGGCGGTGGAGCTGGGGGCGCTGTTTTACGTGACGATGGCGCTGCGCGCCGGCCGCCGTCCTCCCGGCTTCGATCATCTGCTGCGCGCCATCGGCGCGGCGCGGCGCTGGGGCATGACCGAGGTGCTGATGATCGGTATCCTGATCACTATCGTCAAGATGACCAGTCTCGCGCAGGTTTTGCTGCAACCGGGCTTGTTCGCTTTCGGCGTGCTGACCTTGATGCTGGCCATCGTGGTCTCCTTCGATCCCAAACACCTGTGGAATATCGGCGAGCATCTGCCGGGTCCCGGCGGTCCGCGGCCATCGCAACGTCAGTTTCAATACAAGGCGGTGCCAGGTGGCGCCCATCTCGAGGCCTGCCATAGCTGCGGCCTGGTGGCGTCGGTGCCGCGCAGCGCGCGCCATCAACGCTGCGAGCGTTGCGGCGCGGCGCTGCATCGGCGTCGCCCCGACAGCGTCGGTCGCACCTGGGCTTTTCTGCTGGCGGCCACCATCCTGTATATCCCGGCCATGCTGCTGCCGGTGATGTACACCGATTCGCTGTTCGGCAAAGAGGACGATACGATCATCAGCGGCGTCATGCTGTTCTGGAACAGCGGCTCGCAGGCGCTGGCGATCATCATTTTTGTCGCCAGTATCGTGGTGCCGGTGTTGAAACTGGCCGCGCTGTCGTTGCTGGCGCTGACGGCGCAGACCCGCTCGCGCTGGCGACCGCAGCAACGCACAGTGCTGTACCGGATCGTGGAGTTCGTCGGCCGCTGGTCGATGCTCGATATTTTTGTCATCACGCTGACGGTGGCGCTGGTGCGCTTCCAGACGTTGGCCGTGATCACCGCCGGACCCGGCGCGCTGGCGTTTTGCGCGGTGGTGGTGCTGACGATGCTGGCGTCGATGCAGTTCGACCCGCGCCTGATTTGGGATGCAACCGATTCAAATGGAGAACAACATGCCTGA
- a CDS encoding thioesterase family protein, with amino-acid sequence MFEKKLMAGWGDMDFNSHMRNTAFMDKAGDVRMMFLSEHGFSMSELMRLKIGPVVMKDEIAYFKEVMLLDEITVTLGVAGLAPDGSRWQLRSDVIRPDGKLAARITSTGGWLDLNARKLIAPPAALLATWQILARTEDFQELNSSIKS; translated from the coding sequence ATGTTTGAAAAGAAGTTGATGGCGGGTTGGGGCGATATGGACTTCAACAGCCATATGCGCAATACGGCGTTCATGGACAAGGCGGGCGATGTCCGCATGATGTTCCTGTCGGAGCATGGCTTTTCGATGAGTGAGTTGATGCGCCTTAAAATCGGCCCGGTGGTGATGAAGGACGAAATCGCGTACTTCAAGGAGGTCATGCTGCTCGACGAGATCACCGTGACCCTGGGCGTGGCCGGACTGGCGCCGGACGGCAGCCGCTGGCAGTTGCGCAGCGACGTGATACGCCCGGACGGCAAGCTGGCCGCGCGCATCACCAGCACCGGCGGCTGGCTCGACCTGAACGCCCGCAAGCTGATCGCGCCGCCGGCCGCCTTGCTGGCGACCTGGCAGATACTGGCCCGCACGGAAGACTTCCAGGAACTTAATTCCAGCATCAAATCATAG
- a CDS encoding DNA polymerase II, with protein sequence MLTPPDPPSQQGFILTRHWRDAPNGTEIEFWLATDDGPRKIRLTMQTSVAFAEARERSAIEALLDKADGIELRELKLKTFEQEPVIGVYSSRYKQLTALERTLRDHGIKMYEADIRPPERYLMERFITAGVQVEGGRTDGATIRDCKLKPAPDYRPKLKMVSLDIETSAYEDLYSIALEGCGQRQVYMLGAPPAEAPDGIDFDLEYCATPRQLIERLNAWMALHDPDVLVGWNVVQFDLRVLQKNADKHKIALTLGREGKTIEWREHPGKQGYMFAPVVGRVVLDGIDALKAASWMFPSFSLENVSQAMLGEGKDIGDVYDKMAEIERRFQEDKPALAHYNLKDCELVTRIFDKANLLAFMIERATVTGLQADHLGGSIAAFGHHYLPRMHREGYVAPNVGDISGGASPGGFVMDSKPGLYDSVVVLDYKSLYPSIIRTFLVDPVGLIEGEIAEDPATIVEGVNGTVFSREKHCLPEITTQIWKQRDAAKRAKNEPLSQALKLLMNSFCGVLGATECRFFNPRLVSSVTLRGHQMMKQTRELVEAEGYDVIYGDTDSIFIWLKKEYKNADALEIGQQLANKINAWWRAMLKDKHGLECHLEIEFDTHFQKFFMPTIRGTEMGSKKRYAGLTVNAKGEEEVIYRGLEVARSDWTPLAQQFQKGLFLRIFKDEPYQDFVRDYARKTVAGDFDELLVYRKRLRHRLDEYKVNVPPQVRAARLADEYNQSHRRPLRYQNGGWISYVMTTGGPEPLEAMRSNIDYDHYLTKQLQPIADSILLPMKDSFSSLTTLQASLF encoded by the coding sequence ATGCTTACCCCCCCAGATCCACCTTCACAGCAAGGATTTATCCTGACCCGCCATTGGCGCGACGCGCCCAATGGGACGGAGATCGAGTTTTGGCTGGCGACCGACGACGGCCCCAGGAAAATCCGGCTGACGATGCAGACCTCGGTGGCCTTCGCCGAGGCGCGGGAGCGCTCGGCCATCGAGGCGCTGCTGGACAAGGCGGACGGCATCGAGTTGCGTGAGCTGAAGCTCAAGACCTTCGAGCAGGAGCCGGTCATCGGCGTCTATTCGTCCCGCTACAAGCAACTGACGGCGCTGGAGCGCACCTTGCGCGACCACGGCATCAAGATGTACGAGGCGGATATCCGCCCGCCCGAGCGCTATCTGATGGAGCGCTTCATCACCGCCGGCGTGCAGGTCGAAGGAGGCCGCACCGATGGCGCCACCATCCGCGACTGCAAACTCAAACCCGCCCCAGACTACCGTCCCAAGCTCAAGATGGTGTCGCTCGATATAGAAACCAGCGCCTACGAGGACCTGTATTCGATCGCGCTCGAAGGCTGCGGCCAGCGCCAGGTGTACATGCTAGGCGCGCCGCCCGCAGAGGCGCCGGACGGGATCGACTTCGATCTGGAATACTGCGCCACGCCGCGCCAGCTAATCGAAAGGCTCAACGCCTGGATGGCGCTCCATGACCCCGATGTGCTGGTGGGCTGGAACGTGGTGCAGTTCGACCTGCGCGTGCTGCAGAAGAACGCCGACAAGCACAAAATCGCGCTGACCCTGGGCCGGGAGGGCAAGACCATCGAATGGCGCGAGCATCCCGGCAAGCAGGGATACATGTTCGCGCCGGTGGTCGGCCGCGTCGTCCTCGATGGCATCGACGCGCTCAAAGCGGCGTCGTGGATGTTCCCGTCCTTTAGTCTGGAGAACGTCTCGCAGGCGATGCTGGGCGAGGGCAAGGACATCGGCGATGTCTATGACAAGATGGCGGAGATCGAGCGCCGCTTCCAGGAGGACAAGCCGGCGCTGGCCCACTACAACCTGAAGGACTGCGAACTGGTCACGCGCATTTTCGACAAGGCCAACCTGCTGGCCTTCATGATCGAGCGCGCGACGGTGACGGGTTTGCAGGCCGATCATCTGGGCGGCTCGATCGCCGCCTTCGGCCACCACTATTTGCCGCGCATGCACCGCGAAGGCTATGTGGCGCCGAACGTGGGCGACATCTCGGGCGGCGCGTCGCCCGGCGGCTTCGTCATGGATTCCAAACCCGGCCTATACGACTCGGTGGTGGTGCTGGACTACAAAAGCCTGTACCCGTCGATCATCCGCACCTTCCTGGTCGATCCGGTCGGCCTGATCGAGGGCGAGATCGCCGAAGATCCGGCGACGATTGTGGAGGGCGTCAACGGCACCGTTTTCTCGCGCGAGAAGCACTGCCTGCCCGAGATCACCACGCAAATCTGGAAGCAACGCGACGCCGCCAAGCGCGCCAAAAACGAGCCGCTGTCGCAGGCGCTCAAGCTGCTGATGAATTCCTTCTGCGGCGTGCTGGGCGCGACCGAATGCCGCTTCTTCAATCCGCGCCTGGTCTCCTCGGTCACCCTGCGCGGACACCAGATGATGAAGCAGACCCGCGAGCTGGTCGAGGCGGAGGGCTATGACGTCATCTACGGCGACACCGATTCGATCTTCATCTGGCTCAAAAAAGAGTACAAGAACGCCGACGCGCTGGAAATCGGCCAACAGTTGGCCAACAAGATCAACGCGTGGTGGCGCGCCATGTTGAAGGACAAGCATGGCCTGGAATGCCATCTGGAGATCGAGTTCGACACGCACTTTCAGAAGTTTTTCATGCCGACGATACGCGGCACGGAAATGGGCAGCAAGAAGCGCTACGCCGGCCTGACCGTCAACGCCAAGGGCGAGGAAGAGGTGATCTATCGCGGCCTGGAAGTAGCGCGCAGCGACTGGACGCCGTTGGCGCAGCAGTTCCAGAAAGGGCTGTTCTTGCGTATCTTCAAGGACGAGCCGTACCAGGACTTCGTGCGCGACTACGCGCGCAAGACGGTGGCTGGCGATTTCGACGAGCTGCTGGTGTACCGTAAGCGGTTGCGCCACCGGCTGGATGAGTACAAGGTCAACGTGCCGCCGCAGGTGCGCGCCGCGCGCCTGGCCGATGAATACAATCAGTCGCACCGCCGTCCGCTGCGGTATCAGAACGGCGGCTGGATCAGCTACGTGATGACCACCGGCGGTCCGGAGCCGCTGGAGGCGATGCGCTCGAATATCGATTACGATCATTATCTGACCAAGCAATTGCAGCCGATCGCCGACTCGATCCTGCTGCCGATGAAGGACAGTTTTTCCAGCCTGACCACCTTACAAGCCAGTCTTTTTTAA